From one Balaenoptera acutorostrata chromosome 6, mBalAcu1.1, whole genome shotgun sequence genomic stretch:
- the DIPK1B gene encoding divergent protein kinase domain 1B isoform X1: MRRLRRLAHLVLFCPFSKGLQGRLPGLRVKYVFLVWLGVFAGSWLAYVHYSSYAELCRGHICQVVIALATKGLGTMAMVTHIQEFTPHSLQTPRLPPPRPHLPAQCDQYRKGIISGSICQDLCNLRQVEWRTCLSSAPGQQVYSGLWQGKEVTIKCGIEESLDSKAGADMAPRRELVLFDKPTRGTSIKEFQEMTLSFLKANLGDLPSLPALVGQVLLMADFNKDHRVSLAEAKSVWALLQRNEFLLLLSLQEKEHASRLLGYCGDLYITEGVPHSSWPGAALPPLLRPLLPPALHGALQQWLGPAWPWRAKIAIGLLEFVEELFHGAYGTFYMCETTLANVGYTAKYDFRMADLQQVAPEAAVRRFLRGRRCEHSADCTYGRDCRAPCDTLLRQCKGDLVQPNLAKVCELLRDYLLPGAPAGLRAELGRQLRTCTTLSGLASQVEAHHSLVLSHLKTLLWKQISNTKYA, encoded by the exons ATGCGGCGGCTGCGGCGCCTGGCGCACCTGGTGCTCTTCTGCCCCTTCTCCAAGGGCCTGCAG GGCCGGCTCCCGGGCCTCAGGGTCAAGTACGTCTTCCTGGTCTGGCTGGGCGTCTTCGCGGGCAGCTGGCTGGCCTACGTGCACTACTCGTCCTACGCTGAGCTCTGCCGCGGGCACATCTGCCAGGTGGTCATC gccCTCGCCACCAAGGGCCTGGGCACCATGGCAATGGTGACGCACATCCAGGAGTTCACCCCACACTCGCTCCAGACTCCacggctccccccaccccggcctcaCCTTCCTGCTCAG TGTGACCAGTACCGCAAGGGCATCATCTCAGGCTCCATCTGCCAGGACCTGTGCAACCTGCGCCAGGTGGAGTGGAGGACCTGCCTCTCCTCTGCCCCGGGCCAGCAG GTGTACAGCGGGCTCTGGCAGGGCAAGGAGGTGACCATCAAGTGTGGCATTGAGGAGAGCCTGGACTCGAAGGCTGGGGCAGACATGGCCCCCCGGCGGGAGCTGGTGCTCTTTGACAAGCCCACCCGGGGCACCTCGATTAAGGAGTTCCAGGAGATGACCCTCAGCTTTCTCAAG GCAAACCTGGGAGACCTGCCCTCCCTGCCCGCGCTGGTCGGACAGGTCCTGCTCATGGCCGACTTCAACAAGGACCACAGGGTGTCCCTGGCCGAGGCCAAGTCAGTGTGGGCCCTGCTGCAGCGGAACGAGTTCCTGCTGCTGCTGTCGCTGCAGGAGAAGGAGCACGCCTCCCGCCTGCTGGGCTACTGCGGGGACCTGTACATCACCGAGGGGGTCCCGCACAGCTCCTGGCCCGGGGCTGCGCTCCCGCCCCTGCTGCGCCCGCTGCTGCCACCCGCCCTGCACGGGGCCCTGCAGCAGTGGCTGGGGCCCGCGTGGCCCTGGCGCGCCAAGATTGCCATCGGCCTGCTGGAGTTCGTGGAGGAGCTCTTCCACGGCGCCTACGGGACCTTCTACATGTGCGAGACCACGCTAGCCAACGTGGGCTACACAGCCAAGTACGACTTCAGGATGGCTGACCTGCAGCAGGTGGCGCCCGAGGCCGCCGTGCGCCGCTTCCTGCGGGGCCGCCGCTGCGAGCACAGCGCGGACTGCACCTACGGGCGCGACTGCAGGGCGCCCTGCGACACGCTCCTGCGGCAGTGCAAGGGCGACCTGGTGCAGCCCAACCTGGCCAAGGTGTGCGAGCTGCTGCGGGACTACTTGCTGCCCGGCGCCCCTGCCGGCCTGCGCGCCGAGCTGGGCAGGCAGCTGCGCACGTGCACCACGCTGAGCGGGCTGGCCAGCCAGGTGGAGGCGCACCACTCGCTGGTGCTGAGCCACCTCAAGACCCTGCTCTGGAAGCAGATCTCCAACACCAAGTACGCCTGA
- the LCN10 gene encoding epididymal-specific lipocalin-10, with protein sequence MGPGWLLPVLVLVLELPGGSLAQKQLPRESQNLNWVKFSGFWYILAIASDTQGLLPSRDKRKLGASVVKVHKMGQLKVVLVFNRSQGCQAHSLILRKDRKRAVFRNTLKGVAGFHVLTTDYSDSVVYLRLRRAGQTTNTLLLLSRQSTASFLSMRKFIDVCEALELTRSVTVLPKDASCAHTILP encoded by the exons ATGGGGCCAGGCTGGCTGTTGCCCGTGCTGGTCCTGGTGCTGGAGCTGCCTGGGGGGTCCCTGGCGCAGAAGCAGCTCCCCAGGGAGTCTCAAAACCTCAACTGGGTCAAG TTTTCAGGGTTCTGGTACATCCTTGCCATCGCCTCTGACACCCAGGGGTTGTTGCCGAGCAGAGACAAGAGGAAGCTGGGGGCGTCTGTAGTGAAGGTTCACAAAATGGGCCAGCTGAAGGTGGTCCTCGTCTTTAACCG GTCACAGGGGTGCCAGGCACACTCGCTGATCCTGCGGAAAGACAGGAAGAGGGCTGTGTTCAGGAACACCT TGAAGGGGGTGGCGGGCTTCCACGTGCTGACCACTGACTACAGCGACAGCGTGGTCTACCTGCGCCTGCGCCGGGCGGGCCAGACCACCAACACCCTGCTGCTCCTCA GCAGACAGAGCACGGCCAGCTTCCTGAGTATGAGAAAGTTCATAGACGTGTGTGAGGCTTTGGAGCTCACCCGCAGTGTGACAGTTCTCCCAAAAGATG CTTCCTGTGCACACACCATCCTGCCATGA
- the DIPK1B gene encoding divergent protein kinase domain 1B isoform X2, producing the protein MRRLRRLAHLVLFCPFSKGLQGRLPGLRVKYVFLVWLGVFAGSWLAYVHYSSYAELCRGHICQVVICDQYRKGIISGSICQDLCNLRQVEWRTCLSSAPGQQVYSGLWQGKEVTIKCGIEESLDSKAGADMAPRRELVLFDKPTRGTSIKEFQEMTLSFLKANLGDLPSLPALVGQVLLMADFNKDHRVSLAEAKSVWALLQRNEFLLLLSLQEKEHASRLLGYCGDLYITEGVPHSSWPGAALPPLLRPLLPPALHGALQQWLGPAWPWRAKIAIGLLEFVEELFHGAYGTFYMCETTLANVGYTAKYDFRMADLQQVAPEAAVRRFLRGRRCEHSADCTYGRDCRAPCDTLLRQCKGDLVQPNLAKVCELLRDYLLPGAPAGLRAELGRQLRTCTTLSGLASQVEAHHSLVLSHLKTLLWKQISNTKYA; encoded by the exons ATGCGGCGGCTGCGGCGCCTGGCGCACCTGGTGCTCTTCTGCCCCTTCTCCAAGGGCCTGCAG GGCCGGCTCCCGGGCCTCAGGGTCAAGTACGTCTTCCTGGTCTGGCTGGGCGTCTTCGCGGGCAGCTGGCTGGCCTACGTGCACTACTCGTCCTACGCTGAGCTCTGCCGCGGGCACATCTGCCAGGTGGTCATC TGTGACCAGTACCGCAAGGGCATCATCTCAGGCTCCATCTGCCAGGACCTGTGCAACCTGCGCCAGGTGGAGTGGAGGACCTGCCTCTCCTCTGCCCCGGGCCAGCAG GTGTACAGCGGGCTCTGGCAGGGCAAGGAGGTGACCATCAAGTGTGGCATTGAGGAGAGCCTGGACTCGAAGGCTGGGGCAGACATGGCCCCCCGGCGGGAGCTGGTGCTCTTTGACAAGCCCACCCGGGGCACCTCGATTAAGGAGTTCCAGGAGATGACCCTCAGCTTTCTCAAG GCAAACCTGGGAGACCTGCCCTCCCTGCCCGCGCTGGTCGGACAGGTCCTGCTCATGGCCGACTTCAACAAGGACCACAGGGTGTCCCTGGCCGAGGCCAAGTCAGTGTGGGCCCTGCTGCAGCGGAACGAGTTCCTGCTGCTGCTGTCGCTGCAGGAGAAGGAGCACGCCTCCCGCCTGCTGGGCTACTGCGGGGACCTGTACATCACCGAGGGGGTCCCGCACAGCTCCTGGCCCGGGGCTGCGCTCCCGCCCCTGCTGCGCCCGCTGCTGCCACCCGCCCTGCACGGGGCCCTGCAGCAGTGGCTGGGGCCCGCGTGGCCCTGGCGCGCCAAGATTGCCATCGGCCTGCTGGAGTTCGTGGAGGAGCTCTTCCACGGCGCCTACGGGACCTTCTACATGTGCGAGACCACGCTAGCCAACGTGGGCTACACAGCCAAGTACGACTTCAGGATGGCTGACCTGCAGCAGGTGGCGCCCGAGGCCGCCGTGCGCCGCTTCCTGCGGGGCCGCCGCTGCGAGCACAGCGCGGACTGCACCTACGGGCGCGACTGCAGGGCGCCCTGCGACACGCTCCTGCGGCAGTGCAAGGGCGACCTGGTGCAGCCCAACCTGGCCAAGGTGTGCGAGCTGCTGCGGGACTACTTGCTGCCCGGCGCCCCTGCCGGCCTGCGCGCCGAGCTGGGCAGGCAGCTGCGCACGTGCACCACGCTGAGCGGGCTGGCCAGCCAGGTGGAGGCGCACCACTCGCTGGTGCTGAGCCACCTCAAGACCCTGCTCTGGAAGCAGATCTCCAACACCAAGTACGCCTGA